From Corynebacterium frankenforstense DSM 45800, the proteins below share one genomic window:
- the lysS gene encoding lysine--tRNA ligase, whose product MTDAKDPKNVAAEGGSDLPEQQRVRREKRARLLSEGTEAYPVEVARTGSIREVRERYRVLGADEEKTGAEGVVELAPGEETDEVVSLVGRLMFMRNTGKLCFATLQEGDGTQIQAMLSLAEVGKDALDAWKADADLGDFISVTGRVVASRRGELSVMATAWQMASKALRPLPVSFAEMAEDTRVRHRYTDLIMREAARRNALTRIKVMRALRDYLEGEGFLEVETPMLQTLHGGAAARPFVTHSNALDIDLYLRIAPELYLKRCVVGGIERVFEVNRNFRNEGVDSSHSPEFAMLETYQAYGTYETGAKLIKGLIQSVARAVFGTEKVTLADGTEYDFGGEWKVLEMYPSLNEALARKFPGQPEVTVDSTVEELREIADAIGLEWPENGGWGHGKFVEEIWEHLCSDQLYEPTFVKDFPVETSPLTRDHRSKPRVTEKWDLYVRGFELATGYSELVDPVIQRERFEDQARLAAAGDDEAMRLDEDFLAAMEQGMPPTSGNGMGIDRLLMALTGLGIRETVLFPLVKPEA is encoded by the coding sequence GTGACTGACGCAAAGGACCCCAAGAACGTCGCCGCCGAGGGCGGCTCTGACCTGCCCGAGCAGCAGCGAGTCCGCCGGGAGAAGCGCGCCCGCCTGCTGTCCGAGGGCACCGAGGCCTACCCGGTGGAGGTCGCCCGCACCGGCAGCATCCGCGAGGTGCGCGAGCGCTACCGCGTGCTGGGGGCCGACGAGGAGAAGACCGGCGCCGAGGGCGTCGTCGAGCTCGCCCCCGGCGAGGAGACCGACGAGGTCGTCTCCCTGGTCGGGCGCCTGATGTTCATGCGCAACACCGGCAAGCTGTGCTTCGCCACCCTCCAGGAGGGCGACGGCACCCAGATCCAGGCCATGCTCTCGCTGGCCGAGGTGGGCAAGGACGCCCTCGACGCCTGGAAGGCCGACGCGGACCTCGGCGACTTCATCTCGGTTACCGGCCGCGTGGTCGCCTCCCGCCGCGGTGAGCTCTCCGTGATGGCCACCGCCTGGCAGATGGCGTCCAAGGCGCTGCGCCCGCTGCCGGTCTCCTTCGCCGAGATGGCCGAGGACACCCGCGTGCGCCACCGCTACACCGACCTGATCATGCGCGAGGCCGCCCGCCGGAACGCCCTGACCCGCATCAAGGTCATGCGCGCGCTGCGCGACTACCTCGAGGGCGAGGGCTTCCTCGAGGTCGAGACCCCGATGCTGCAGACCCTGCACGGCGGCGCGGCCGCCCGCCCCTTCGTCACCCACTCCAACGCGCTGGACATCGACCTCTACCTGCGCATCGCCCCGGAGCTCTACCTCAAGCGCTGCGTGGTCGGCGGCATCGAGCGCGTCTTCGAGGTCAACCGCAACTTCCGCAACGAGGGCGTGGACTCCTCGCACTCCCCGGAGTTCGCGATGCTGGAGACCTACCAGGCCTACGGCACCTACGAGACCGGCGCGAAGCTGATCAAGGGCCTGATCCAGTCCGTGGCCCGCGCCGTCTTCGGCACCGAGAAGGTCACCCTGGCCGACGGCACCGAGTACGACTTCGGCGGCGAGTGGAAGGTCCTCGAGATGTACCCCTCGCTCAACGAGGCGCTGGCCCGCAAGTTCCCCGGCCAGCCCGAGGTCACCGTCGACTCCACCGTCGAGGAACTGCGCGAGATCGCCGACGCGATCGGCCTGGAGTGGCCGGAGAACGGCGGCTGGGGCCACGGCAAGTTCGTCGAGGAGATCTGGGAGCACCTGTGCTCCGACCAGCTCTACGAGCCGACCTTCGTCAAGGACTTCCCGGTCGAGACCTCGCCGCTGACCCGCGACCACCGCTCCAAGCCGCGCGTGACCGAGAAGTGGGACCTCTACGTCCGCGGCTTCGAGCTGGCCACCGGCTACTCCGAGCTCGTCGACCCGGTCATTCAGCGCGAGCGCTTCGAGGACCAGGCCCGCCTGGCCGCCGCCGGCGACGACGAGGCGATGCGCCTCGACGAGGACTTCCTGGCCGCCATGGAGCAGGGCATGCCGCCGACCTCCGGCAACGGCATGGGCATCGACCGCCTGCTGATGGCCCTGACCGGCCTGGGCATCCGCGAGACCGTGCTCTTCCCGCTGGTCAAGCCGGAGGCTTAA
- a CDS encoding pantoate--beta-alanine ligase: MPFEFGTAAEVDATLLARLSHAMRRTGRPVVLVPLGRDVHGGHLALTEAAHRLRGAVTVVAVDGEAALDAEPGTSASETETPDLRARLAACGADAVFHLPADDPALTGRTRVLPVDRGLEPVGERGRELTRILALLGASQATDVFIGEKDYELLVDVQHAVTDLHLPVHVHGFPTVRMPDGLALSLRNAQVPPEMRERAIALSAALTAGAHVAEDGAEAVLETAGAVLKAAGVEPEYLELRSHLLGEPPAEGDARLLVAARFGEVRLTDNVGVPLGVGFRGLAEQSG, from the coding sequence ATGCCTTTCGAGTTCGGCACCGCCGCCGAGGTCGACGCCACGCTGCTCGCCCGCCTCAGCCACGCGATGCGGCGCACCGGCCGCCCCGTGGTGCTCGTGCCCCTGGGCCGCGACGTCCACGGCGGCCACCTCGCCCTGACCGAGGCCGCCCACCGCCTGCGCGGCGCCGTCACCGTCGTCGCAGTCGACGGTGAGGCGGCGCTCGACGCCGAGCCCGGGACGTCGGCAAGCGAAACAGAGACGCCGGACCTGCGCGCCCGGCTCGCCGCCTGCGGCGCCGACGCCGTCTTCCACCTGCCGGCCGACGACCCGGCACTTACCGGGCGCACCCGTGTGCTGCCCGTCGACCGGGGGCTCGAGCCCGTCGGGGAGCGCGGCCGGGAGCTGACCCGCATCCTCGCGCTGCTGGGCGCCAGCCAGGCCACCGACGTCTTTATCGGCGAGAAGGACTATGAGCTGCTCGTCGACGTTCAGCACGCCGTGACCGACCTGCACCTGCCCGTGCACGTGCACGGCTTTCCCACGGTGCGCATGCCCGACGGCCTGGCGCTCTCGTTGCGCAACGCGCAGGTCCCGCCTGAGATGCGCGAGCGCGCCATCGCCCTTTCGGCGGCGCTGACCGCCGGCGCGCACGTCGCCGAGGACGGTGCCGAGGCCGTGCTGGAGACCGCCGGGGCGGTCCTGAAGGCGGCCGGCGTGGAGCCGGAGTACCTCGAGCTGCGCTCCCACCTGCTCGGCGAGCCGCCGGCCGAGGGGGATGCGCGCCTGCTGGTCGCCGCGCGCTTCGGCGAGGTGCGCCTGACCGACAACGTCGGCGTGCCGCTCGGCGTGGGCTTCCGCGGGCTGGCCGAGCAGTCCGGCTAG
- a CDS encoding DUF6779 domain-containing protein: MTRPNAHEDTEYSPAGSAGRWGTPGPDTGSAATHGPAAADTARINRVRDDAVSDDARGPGRRGRADAAGERADATGAETRGAESGVGSDSGLGSGSGSGSGSGEGGASNWLLIALVALALIASVVMLLTDSSVALRLALLAALWAAVIGFFLVVRYRRAAETARKELEYTQNLREAEQARSAAEADAVRARGGAPAPAKEVNLREEDMQLLAEIRDSLAELRQQIEDLRGQAFEYEPAALRAQAWRLQELETRAQDSGFGPWGSGATTSAAETQHREKAGHVSGAPSVDAVAGRLGAEDGQPAGTPSISPELAELLREDDDTASTSRASARPAQAKPAEQPTVQQAQVKPSQQQTRSQTRQQAEPAQARQQAEPAAKQADAAAAATSTSTRAAKPAQSAPQQPKTQSTQPKQQPAPQQAAQSKPQAQKPAATATTEPTVHAEPTVKTGGAGEAPQPRRGQHRAPETDTAAQSGPARKAGRDSATGTGADAWRTEGTGRAESTDHAERTDRTDRTAETPVDEAAGGHHEAPAEPRGRRRADERSGALTVAELLARRNK; the protein is encoded by the coding sequence ATGACCCGCCCGAACGCCCACGAAGACACGGAGTACTCGCCCGCCGGATCGGCCGGGCGATGGGGCACCCCGGGGCCGGACACCGGCTCCGCTGCCACCCACGGACCCGCCGCCGCGGACACCGCGCGCATCAACCGGGTGCGTGACGACGCCGTGTCCGACGACGCCCGCGGTCCCGGCCGCCGTGGCCGTGCGGACGCCGCAGGTGAGCGGGCGGATGCGACGGGCGCGGAGACACGCGGCGCCGAATCCGGCGTCGGCTCCGACTCCGGCCTCGGTTCCGGTTCCGGCTCCGGCTCCGGCTCGGGGGAGGGCGGCGCCAGCAACTGGCTGCTCATCGCCCTGGTCGCCCTGGCGCTGATCGCCAGCGTCGTGATGCTCCTGACCGACAGCAGTGTGGCGCTGCGCCTGGCGCTCCTGGCCGCCCTGTGGGCCGCCGTGATCGGCTTCTTCCTCGTGGTGCGCTACCGCCGCGCCGCCGAGACCGCCCGCAAGGAGCTCGAGTACACCCAGAACCTGCGCGAGGCCGAGCAGGCCCGCAGCGCCGCCGAGGCCGACGCCGTGCGCGCCCGCGGCGGTGCCCCCGCGCCGGCCAAGGAGGTCAACCTCCGCGAGGAGGACATGCAGCTGCTCGCGGAGATCCGCGACAGCCTCGCCGAGCTGCGCCAGCAGATCGAGGATCTGCGCGGCCAGGCCTTCGAGTACGAGCCCGCCGCCCTGCGCGCCCAGGCCTGGCGCCTGCAGGAGCTGGAGACCCGCGCCCAGGACTCCGGCTTCGGCCCCTGGGGCTCGGGTGCCACCACCTCGGCCGCCGAGACCCAGCACCGCGAGAAGGCCGGCCACGTCTCCGGCGCCCCGTCCGTCGACGCGGTCGCCGGGCGCCTCGGCGCCGAGGACGGCCAGCCCGCCGGCACCCCGTCGATCTCCCCGGAGCTCGCCGAGCTGCTGCGCGAGGACGACGACACCGCCTCCACCTCCCGTGCGAGCGCGCGCCCGGCGCAGGCCAAGCCGGCCGAGCAGCCCACGGTGCAGCAGGCGCAGGTGAAGCCGTCCCAGCAGCAGACCCGGTCCCAGACCCGGCAGCAGGCCGAGCCCGCGCAGGCCCGGCAGCAGGCCGAGCCCGCCGCGAAGCAGGCGGACGCCGCTGCCGCCGCCACGTCGACCTCGACCCGCGCCGCGAAGCCGGCGCAGTCCGCGCCGCAGCAGCCCAAGACGCAGTCCACGCAGCCGAAGCAGCAGCCCGCGCCGCAGCAGGCTGCGCAGTCCAAGCCGCAGGCCCAGAAGCCGGCCGCCACGGCCACCACCGAGCCGACCGTGCACGCCGAGCCGACCGTGAAGACCGGCGGAGCCGGCGAGGCCCCGCAGCCCCGCCGCGGCCAGCACCGCGCCCCCGAGACCGACACCGCGGCCCAGTCCGGGCCCGCCCGCAAGGCCGGGCGGGACTCCGCGACCGGGACCGGCGCCGACGCCTGGCGCACCGAGGGCACCGGGCGAGCCGAGAGCACCGACCACGCTGAGCGCACCGACCGCACCGACCGCACCGCCGAGACCCCGGTCGACGAGGCCGCCGGCGGCCACCACGAGGCGCCCGCCGAGCCCCGCGGCCGCCGCCGCGCCGACGAGCGCTCCGGGGCCCTGACCGTCGCCGAGCTGCTGGCCCGGAGGAACAAGTAG
- a CDS encoding DUF3180 domain-containing protein, whose amino-acid sequence MKRTSIPALIAVGGFIAAMTLIATWRFYGSMASVPVAVSITLWVMAVVCLVIAVKVRARRKDGRIGQDRSQLNPITAAQFLVIGKASAWTGAVIGGLYAGMAAWVIPRAGDLVAAASDIPGVVASALGGVVLSGAGVFLERSCEVPPPADGEPA is encoded by the coding sequence GTGAAACGCACCTCGATCCCCGCGCTGATCGCCGTCGGCGGCTTCATCGCCGCGATGACGCTCATCGCCACCTGGCGCTTCTACGGCTCCATGGCCTCGGTGCCCGTGGCCGTCTCCATCACGCTGTGGGTGATGGCCGTCGTCTGCCTGGTCATCGCGGTCAAGGTGCGCGCCCGGCGCAAGGACGGGCGCATCGGCCAGGACCGCTCGCAGCTCAACCCGATCACCGCCGCGCAGTTCCTGGTCATCGGCAAGGCCTCGGCGTGGACCGGTGCGGTCATCGGCGGGCTCTATGCGGGCATGGCCGCCTGGGTCATCCCGCGCGCGGGCGACCTGGTGGCCGCCGCCTCCGACATCCCCGGCGTGGTCGCCAGCGCGCTCGGCGGGGTGGTGCTCTCGGGCGCCGGGGTCTTCCTCGAGCGCTCCTGCGAGGTACCCCCGCCCGCCGACGGCGAGCCCGCCTAG
- the folP gene encoding dihydropteroate synthase, which translates to MVRVSDLTVPDRCLVMGIVNVTEDSFSDGGRYLDPQAALDQAHRLVAEGADMIDVGGESTRPGAHRVPADVERDRVAPVIKALSEEGIRTSVDTMRASTARAAAEAGVDMINDVSGGLADPDMFAVMAETDLPVCLMHWKTVQFGDAAGQADHGGDVVADVHATLARLVDKALAAGVDHDNIVLDPGLGFAKSAEDNWALLGALPEFIDGEFPLLVGASRKRFLTGVRADRGLAHTPLDADPATAAVTAISAQLGAWGVRVHDVVVSRDAVDVAANWHARRPVAGGLKLPDARA; encoded by the coding sequence ATGGTCCGTGTCTCCGACCTCACCGTCCCCGACCGCTGCCTCGTGATGGGCATCGTCAACGTCACGGAGGACTCGTTCTCCGACGGCGGGCGCTACCTCGACCCGCAGGCCGCCCTCGACCAGGCCCACCGCCTGGTCGCCGAGGGCGCCGACATGATCGACGTCGGCGGTGAGTCCACCCGCCCCGGCGCCCACCGCGTGCCCGCGGACGTCGAGCGCGACCGCGTCGCCCCGGTGATCAAGGCGCTTTCCGAGGAGGGCATCCGCACCTCCGTGGACACCATGCGCGCCTCGACCGCCCGGGCCGCCGCCGAGGCCGGCGTGGACATGATCAACGACGTCTCCGGCGGCCTGGCCGACCCGGACATGTTCGCCGTGATGGCCGAGACCGACCTGCCGGTGTGCCTGATGCACTGGAAGACCGTCCAGTTCGGCGACGCCGCCGGGCAGGCCGACCACGGCGGCGACGTGGTCGCCGACGTGCACGCCACGCTCGCCCGCCTGGTGGACAAGGCGCTGGCCGCCGGCGTCGACCACGACAACATCGTGCTCGACCCGGGCCTCGGCTTCGCCAAGTCCGCCGAGGACAACTGGGCGCTGCTCGGCGCGCTGCCCGAGTTCATCGACGGCGAGTTCCCGCTGCTCGTCGGCGCCAGCCGCAAGCGCTTCCTCACCGGCGTGCGCGCCGACCGGGGCCTGGCCCACACCCCGCTGGACGCCGACCCGGCCACCGCCGCCGTCACGGCGATCTCCGCGCAGTTGGGCGCCTGGGGCGTGCGCGTCCACGACGTCGTCGTCTCGCGCGACGCCGTCGACGTCGCCGCCAACTGGCACGCCCGCCGCCCCGTCGCCGGTGGCCTGAAGCTGCCCGACGCCCGCGCCTGA